A stretch of Candidatus Sulfotelmatobacter sp. DNA encodes these proteins:
- a CDS encoding TonB-dependent receptor, protein MRREGLLRIVAGAGVALAWAVSGFAGTTGRISGRVTDPKHQPLEAVSVAIPALKVGAFTDAQGHFDIANVPAGTYELKVNLMGYQATTVQNVLVTADQTATLDVTIGEAPIAVKEVVITAKRPVVDVNQTSNIATVSRQEIEKLPVQQLNDLVALQAGVVSQGSELHVRGGRSDEVQYQVDGVSVNNLYDNHSMLQLDRSVLEEVQVITGTFDAEYGQAMSGVVNAVLKRGGDRFQWNGEAMLGAWLAPWSSDRIEAPLAKPTDIKNFQFTASGPMPVAHTTYLANLRYGDQQDWVRGERRFTPAKDNTIDGTKYLNPDGDFARFSLAYNHDWTGLVKLSTRPGSRYELGYQAVGELLDTRPDTWVWRFDPDGLTRQHTFSVSQGADFTLTPTAKSFYNLALRLNTFRYKDMVYDDFNDLRYDAAGGPQSSANYENNAIYAGVDLNRFIQNTDAIEAKTSYVNESHSSNRYKLGGEFQWPAIQFGHPGWLTYASGPGGQTLVRHQDDPPNFPGPLTYHPIQGAAYAQDDIEWQQIRLRAGLRYDLFDARTTLPSDLSNPANSIPGAPQSVQVPTTAKQTFSPRIGVSYPITPGLSLYFAYGHFYQMPQLGNIFDNSDYSVLNDLQSTIVYNVMGNPDVKPQRTVQYQFGYKQAINDNFGVDVNAFYKDIRDLLGVEFISTYNDAEYPRFTNVDFGSVVGFTISADHRALGPFSLAMDYTWQIAEGSSSDPRETATRAAAGLDPRPQDIPFDWDQRNTFNLTATVSNPKLYTVSGVFRLASGQPYTPSTSVGGFGQGFQTNEGRKPFSWLMDFRGETYVRMFGMPTTAFLRIFNVFDTRFFNGFVFPTSGNVDSSSNPADVGVEEDPTRFYPPRRLEFGFNLRGGS, encoded by the coding sequence GTGCGGCGTGAAGGACTGCTCAGGATCGTGGCGGGCGCGGGAGTGGCGCTGGCCTGGGCGGTTTCCGGTTTCGCCGGCACCACCGGCCGCATCAGCGGCCGCGTCACCGACCCGAAGCACCAGCCGCTCGAGGCGGTGAGCGTCGCGATCCCGGCACTGAAGGTCGGCGCCTTCACCGACGCGCAGGGGCATTTCGACATCGCCAACGTCCCGGCCGGCACCTACGAGCTGAAGGTGAACCTGATGGGCTATCAGGCCACCACCGTGCAGAACGTGCTGGTGACCGCCGACCAGACCGCCACGCTCGACGTCACCATCGGCGAAGCGCCGATCGCCGTAAAGGAGGTGGTGATCACCGCCAAGCGGCCAGTGGTGGACGTGAACCAGACCAGCAATATCGCCACCGTGAGCCGGCAGGAGATCGAGAAGCTGCCGGTTCAGCAGCTGAACGACCTGGTGGCGCTGCAGGCCGGCGTGGTTTCCCAGGGCTCGGAGCTGCACGTGCGCGGCGGGCGGAGCGACGAGGTGCAGTATCAGGTGGACGGAGTGTCGGTCAACAACCTCTACGACAATCACTCGATGCTGCAGCTCGACCGCTCGGTGCTGGAGGAAGTGCAGGTCATCACCGGCACCTTCGACGCCGAGTACGGGCAGGCCATGAGCGGGGTGGTGAACGCGGTGCTGAAGCGTGGCGGCGATCGCTTCCAGTGGAATGGCGAGGCGATGCTCGGGGCCTGGCTCGCTCCCTGGTCCTCGGACCGGATCGAGGCGCCGCTGGCCAAGCCCACCGACATCAAGAATTTCCAGTTCACGGCGAGCGGCCCGATGCCGGTCGCGCATACCACCTATCTGGCCAACCTCCGCTACGGCGATCAGCAGGACTGGGTGCGCGGCGAACGCCGCTTCACGCCGGCGAAGGACAACACGATTGACGGCACCAAGTATCTGAACCCGGATGGCGACTTCGCCCGCTTCTCGCTGGCCTACAACCACGACTGGACGGGGCTCGTCAAGCTCTCGACGCGACCGGGCAGCCGCTACGAGCTCGGCTATCAGGCGGTGGGAGAGCTGCTCGACACCCGCCCCGACACCTGGGTCTGGCGGTTCGATCCCGACGGGCTCACCCGGCAGCACACCTTCTCGGTTTCGCAGGGCGCGGACTTCACGCTGACACCCACGGCCAAGAGTTTCTATAACCTCGCGCTGCGGCTGAACACGTTCCGCTACAAGGACATGGTGTACGACGACTTCAACGATCTGCGTTACGACGCGGCCGGAGGGCCGCAGAGCAGCGCCAACTACGAGAACAACGCGATCTATGCGGGCGTGGACCTCAACCGTTTCATTCAGAACACCGACGCGATCGAAGCGAAGACCTCGTACGTGAACGAGTCGCACTCCAGCAATCGCTACAAGCTCGGCGGCGAGTTCCAGTGGCCGGCGATCCAGTTCGGGCACCCGGGCTGGCTCACCTACGCCAGCGGTCCGGGCGGACAGACCCTGGTGCGACATCAGGACGATCCGCCGAATTTCCCCGGGCCCCTGACCTATCATCCGATCCAGGGCGCGGCCTACGCGCAGGACGACATCGAGTGGCAGCAGATTCGGCTGCGCGCCGGGCTTCGCTACGACCTCTTCGACGCCCGCACCACGCTGCCCAGCGATCTCTCGAACCCCGCCAATTCGATTCCGGGCGCGCCGCAGTCGGTCCAGGTGCCGACCACCGCCAAGCAAACGTTTTCGCCGCGCATCGGCGTCTCGTACCCGATCACGCCCGGGCTCTCCCTGTACTTCGCCTACGGCCACTTCTACCAGATGCCGCAGCTCGGCAACATCTTCGACAACAGCGACTACTCGGTGCTCAACGATCTGCAATCCACCATCGTCTACAACGTGATGGGCAACCCCGACGTGAAGCCGCAACGCACCGTGCAGTACCAGTTCGGTTACAAGCAGGCGATCAACGACAACTTCGGCGTGGACGTGAACGCCTTCTACAAGGACATCCGCGACCTGCTGGGCGTCGAGTTCATCTCCACCTACAACGACGCCGAGTATCCGCGCTTCACCAACGTCGACTTCGGCAGCGTGGTGGGATTCACGATCAGCGCCGACCACCGGGCGCTCGGGCCGTTCAGCCTGGCGATGGACTACACCTGGCAGATCGCCGAGGGCAGCTCGAGCGATCCGCGCGAGACCGCGACGCGGGCCGCCGCCGGCCTCGATCCGCGGCCACAGGACATCCCGTTCGACTGGGACCAGCGCAACACCTTCAACCTCACCGCCACGGTCAGCAACCCCAAGCTCTACACCGTGAGCGGGGTGTTCCGCCTGGCGAGCGGCCAGCCCTACACGCCTTCGACCAGCGTCGGCGGCTTCGGCCAGGGCTTCCAGACCAATGAGGGTCGCAAGCCGTTCTCCTGGCTGATGGACTTCCGGGGCGAAACCTACGTCCGAATGTTCGGCATGCCGACCACCGCCTTCCTGCGCATCTTCAACGTGTTCGACACGCGGTTCTTCAACGGATTCGTGTTCCCCACGTCGGGCAACGTCGACAGCTCGAGCAATCCCGCCGACGTCGGCGTGGAAGAGGATCCGACCCGCTTCTATCCGCCCCGCCGCCTCGAGTTCGGCTTCAACCTGCGAGGCGGCTCATGA